CCTGAACGAGCTGGTCGGCCGGGCCGAGGCGCTCACCGAACTGCGCACGCTGATCCCGGAGCGACGCCTGATCACGCTCACCGGCCCAGGCGGCGTCGGCAAGACCCGGCTGGCCACCGAGGCGGCCCGCGAACAGGCGTACCCGGACGGCGTCCACCTGGTCGAACTCGCCGCGCTCCCGCCCGGCGATTCCGGCGTCGCCGACCGGATCCTCGCCACCCTGGACGTCCACGAGGCGGCCGGCGTCCGCGTCCCGGCCACCGACCGGCTGCTCGCCGCGGTCCGGCAGCGGCGGCTGCTGCTCGTGCTGGACAACTGCGAACACGTCATCGAGCCGGCCGCCGGCCTGGTGGCCCGGCTGCTGCGGGACACCCCCGGCGTCACCGTGCTGGCGACCAGCCGGGAACCACTCGGCCTCACCGGCGAACTGGTGTGGGAGGTGCCGCCGCTGGCCGTGCCGGATGACGAGCACGACCCGGACGCGGTCCGCCGATCCGCCGCAGCCCGGCTGTTCGCCGCCCGCGCCGCGGCTCAACAGCGCGGCTTCCGGCTGGACGACCGCACCGCGCCGGCCGTCGCGCAGCTCTGCCGCCGCCTGGACGGCTTGCCGCTGGCCCTGGAACTGGCCGCGACCCGGGTCCGCGCGCTCGGCGTCACCGGCGTGGTGGAGCGCCTCGACGACCGGTTCAGGCTGCTCGCCACCCAGCAGCGGGACGTGCCGGCCCGGCAGCGCACCCTGGCCGCGGTGATCGGCTGGAGCTGGGACCTGCTCGACGACTCGGACCGTGAGGTCCTGGCCCGGCTCGCGGTGTTCAGCGACGGCTGCACCCTGGACGCCGCCGAGGCGGTCTGCGACGCCGATGTCGATGTGCTGGCCCGGCTGGTCGACCGGTCCCTGGTGGGCATGGACGACACCTGGGCCGGCCCGCGCTACCGGCTGCTCGAGTCGGTCGCCGCGTTCTGCGTCGACCGCCTCGAGACCGACCGCCCAGGGGATGCGGCCACGGTCCGGGCCCGGCACGCCGCGTACTTCACCGACCTGGCCGAGCGCGCCGACCCCGAGCTGCGCGGCCCCGGCCAGGCCGAGTGGCTGACCACACTGGACACCGAGAACGCCAACCTGCGCTCGGCGCTCGCGCATGGCGGCGGGCTGCGCCTGGCCAACGCGCTGACCTGGTACTGGTTCCTGCGCGGCCGGTTCACCGAGGCCCGCCGCGGGCTGGCCCTCGACGGCGACCGGTCCGCGCAGGCCCGGGCCGCGGCCTGGCGGGTGGGGTTCGCGCTGCTGCAGGGCGACCTGGTGGAAACCGGCGACATCTCGACGTACGACGACAGTCGGGCCGCCTGGTTCGTGGCCGCCGCGCTGATCGACCGCAGCGAACTGACCCTGGCGGCCGAGCTGCTGTCCGGCGCGGGAGAATCCGGCGACCAGTGGACGGCGGCGGCCGTGCTGAGCAGCCGGGCGAAACTCGCGCACGCGGCCGGTGACCTGGCCGCCCTGGAGCGGGACGGCACCCGCTGCGCGGAGATCTTCGCCGAGCTGGGTGACCGGTGGGGCCGGCTGCAGGCCAGCGACTGGGTGGCCGGCCTGGCCGAGCTGACCGGGGAGTACGACCGGGCCGCCGCCCTGCACCGCGAGGGCCTGGGCTGGGCCGAGGAGTTGTCGCTGTGGCCCGCGGTGAGCAGCAAGCTGTCCTGGCTGGCCTGGCTCGCCGTGCAGACCCGCGACTACGTGCAGGCCCGGGAACTGGCGGAGCGGGCGTACAAGCTGGCGGCCGAGCAGGACTCGGCGGGTGCCGTGGTGTTCGCCGAGCTGAGCCTCGGCTTCGCCGCCCGCCGGGACGGCAAACTGGACGTCGCCACCACTCACCTCGAGCACCTGGTGGAGCTGGCCCGCCGGGACGCGCAGCCAGCGCTGTTCCTGCCGATGGTGCTGGTCGAGCTGGGGTACGCGGCCGAGCAGGACGGCGACCCGGCGACCGGGTTGGCCCGGCACGTCGAGGCGTTCGACGCGGCGCGGGCGATGGGCGCCCCGCGCGACGCGATCGGCGCCCTCGAAGGCATCGCATCGGCCGCCGCCTGGTCCGTGCCGGAGGTCGCCGCCCGGGTGCTCGGCGCCGCGGCCGCCGCCCGGCGGGCCGCCGAGTTCGCCGCGGCGCCCGCTGAGCGGGACGAACTGGACCGCATCACCGGGCGCCTGGTCGCCGCGCTCAGCCGGGAGCGGTTCGACACGCTGGTCGCCGCCGGGCACGACCTGAGCCCGGGCGAGGCCCGGGCCCTGGTCTGATCGGATCTACCGCGCCGGGCGGTACGAGGCGATGATCACGCCGCTCTTCATCACCGTGGTGTCGGCCAGCTCCAGCGTCGCCGTCGCGTCGGCCAGCGGCGTGGTCACCGTGCCGCCGCCGACGAACACCGGGTGGATCCAGAACCGGGCCTCGTCCAGCAGGCCGGCCTTGAGCAGGGTGTGCGC
The window above is part of the Micromonospora inositola genome. Proteins encoded here:
- a CDS encoding BTAD domain-containing putative transcriptional regulator, with amino-acid sequence MRFGVLGPLAVTTEAGEPVTVPGVKVRALLADLLANRNQVVSADRLIDDLWGDDSPANAAGALQVRVSQLRKALNDAESGARDLVESRPPGYLLRATTDADRFGELAAAADVGQLTEALGLWRGEPYADFADSEYVRAEALRLAEQRLAVLERLADARLARGEHDLVAADLADLVARHPLREGLRALHLRALYAAGRQTEALESYADLRDRLADELGLDPNPELVALHRRILAQDPDLTGPPRAALIRNSIPARLNELVGRAEALTELRTLIPERRLITLTGPGGVGKTRLATEAAREQAYPDGVHLVELAALPPGDSGVADRILATLDVHEAAGVRVPATDRLLAAVRQRRLLLVLDNCEHVIEPAAGLVARLLRDTPGVTVLATSREPLGLTGELVWEVPPLAVPDDEHDPDAVRRSAAARLFAARAAAQQRGFRLDDRTAPAVAQLCRRLDGLPLALELAATRVRALGVTGVVERLDDRFRLLATQQRDVPARQRTLAAVIGWSWDLLDDSDREVLARLAVFSDGCTLDAAEAVCDADVDVLARLVDRSLVGMDDTWAGPRYRLLESVAAFCVDRLETDRPGDAATVRARHAAYFTDLAERADPELRGPGQAEWLTTLDTENANLRSALAHGGGLRLANALTWYWFLRGRFTEARRGLALDGDRSAQARAAAWRVGFALLQGDLVETGDISTYDDSRAAWFVAAALIDRSELTLAAELLSGAGESGDQWTAAAVLSSRAKLAHAAGDLAALERDGTRCAEIFAELGDRWGRLQASDWVAGLAELTGEYDRAAALHREGLGWAEELSLWPAVSSKLSWLAWLAVQTRDYVQARELAERAYKLAAEQDSAGAVVFAELSLGFAARRDGKLDVATTHLEHLVELARRDAQPALFLPMVLVELGYAAEQDGDPATGLARHVEAFDAARAMGAPRDAIGALEGIASAAAWSVPEVAARVLGAAAAARRAAEFAAAPAERDELDRITGRLVAALSRERFDTLVAAGHDLSPGEARALV